The following proteins are co-located in the Marinomonas profundi genome:
- a CDS encoding cobalt-precorrin-5B (C(1))-methyltransferase, with protein sequence MWPESAESPAPLRTGLTTGTCATACCVAAAQAFFAQKQDPCVSVTLPKGKVVDLAIIEYQTIESGIKTATIKDAGDDPDATHGATLFVELRLSPEQGVRFHAAQGVGTVTRTGLLLDVGEPAINPVPRKMMTEHLEGFAQTYHYQGGFDVSVGVINGEQIAQKTMNPRLGIVGGLSILGTTGIVRPFSCAAYIASIHQGIDVARANSVIHIAATTGNASEDAIKSHYQLDDMALIEMGDFIGAVLKHIRKVEQAGPIQLQKLSICGGFGKISKLAQHHMDLNSRVSSIDLGALAQLAASLGAGDALQERMTKANTSVEALSFAMSAGLPLADAICQQALDFARQYIPTHIELEVWAIDRKGQFVGKALDADKTKENSR encoded by the coding sequence ATGTGGCCAGAAAGTGCAGAATCGCCTGCGCCACTGCGCACGGGTTTAACCACAGGTACGTGCGCGACAGCTTGTTGTGTGGCGGCGGCACAGGCATTTTTTGCCCAAAAACAAGATCCCTGCGTGAGCGTTACCTTGCCCAAAGGCAAAGTGGTCGATTTAGCGATTATTGAGTATCAAACCATAGAGAGTGGTATTAAGACCGCCACCATCAAAGACGCTGGCGACGACCCTGATGCGACTCATGGTGCGACCTTATTTGTCGAACTGAGATTGTCGCCAGAACAAGGTGTGCGCTTTCATGCGGCGCAAGGCGTGGGAACGGTGACACGCACAGGCTTGCTGCTTGACGTTGGCGAACCGGCGATCAATCCTGTGCCGCGTAAAATGATGACGGAGCATCTAGAAGGTTTTGCGCAAACCTATCATTACCAAGGCGGCTTTGATGTGTCCGTTGGTGTGATCAATGGCGAGCAAATCGCGCAAAAAACCATGAATCCACGTTTGGGGATTGTGGGCGGATTATCCATTTTAGGCACCACGGGCATAGTGCGTCCGTTTTCTTGTGCCGCTTACATTGCGTCTATTCATCAAGGCATCGATGTGGCGCGAGCGAACTCTGTTATACACATAGCAGCGACCACAGGCAACGCCAGTGAAGATGCGATAAAAAGCCATTATCAGCTCGATGATATGGCCTTGATTGAAATGGGGGACTTTATCGGTGCTGTGCTAAAACACATCAGAAAAGTTGAGCAAGCTGGTCCCATACAACTACAAAAACTCAGCATCTGCGGTGGCTTTGGTAAGATCAGCAAGTTAGCTCAGCATCACATGGATTTAAACAGTCGCGTGTCCAGCATTGACCTTGGGGCGTTGGCGCAATTGGCCGCTAGTTTAGGTGCCGGTGACGCCTTGCAAGAACGTATGACAAAGGCCAACACCAGCGTGGAAGCCTTGTCATTCGCCATGTCAGCGGGATTACCACTGGCCGATGCCATCTGTCAGCAAGCCTTAGACTTCGCCAGACAATACATTCCTACTCATATAGAACTAGAAGTGTGGGCGATTGATCGCAAAGGTCAATTTGTTGGTAAGGCTTTAGATGCCGATAAAACAAAGGAAAACTCGCGATGA
- a CDS encoding cobyrinate a,c-diamide synthase has protein sequence MTPSVVHCPALFLTAPASNQGKTTITAALARYFTNQGKVVRVFKTGPDYLDPQILAQASKQPVEQLDIWMAGEDYCQDKLYQAAQVADLILVEGAMGMFDGEPSSADLAARFGLPMAIVMDVKGMAQTAAAVATGLANFRNDVQVAGLIANRCGSERHAELIREALPASLPLLATLKRDEAITLPERHLGLVQADEVKDELEIRFEAAVEWLKETQDTGLLSLPNAMPFYPANQVDAEQTIEQSLLGKTIAVAKDAAFSFIYDANLIALKSLGANLVFFSPLHDQALPDADALWLPGGYPELHAKALSENTAMRQAIKDFYDTGKGILAECGGMLYSLETLTDLDENEYPMLGILAGQGAMRGKRGCQGMQTAVIPQGDIRGHAHHRSRSVNTPEPVGYGRRQRHPAPGEAIYQQQGLTASYLHLFFPSNLDATAKLFLAGQQG, from the coding sequence ATGACACCTTCTGTTGTTCATTGTCCCGCGTTATTTTTGACGGCGCCCGCGTCGAATCAAGGCAAAACCACTATTACGGCGGCCTTGGCGCGTTATTTTACCAATCAGGGCAAAGTGGTTCGCGTGTTTAAAACGGGTCCAGATTACCTTGATCCACAAATACTTGCGCAAGCCTCTAAACAGCCAGTCGAACAGCTTGATATCTGGATGGCAGGGGAAGATTATTGCCAAGACAAACTCTACCAAGCGGCGCAAGTGGCGGATTTAATTCTTGTTGAAGGCGCTATGGGCATGTTTGATGGTGAACCTTCCAGTGCCGATCTGGCAGCGCGTTTTGGTCTTCCCATGGCGATTGTCATGGACGTAAAGGGCATGGCGCAAACCGCCGCTGCGGTAGCGACTGGCTTGGCGAATTTTCGCAATGACGTGCAAGTAGCTGGCTTGATAGCCAATCGCTGTGGCAGTGAACGCCATGCAGAATTAATCCGCGAGGCACTGCCAGCAAGCTTGCCATTGCTCGCCACATTAAAGCGTGACGAAGCGATTACCTTGCCAGAACGCCACTTAGGCTTGGTGCAAGCGGATGAAGTGAAAGATGAACTAGAAATTCGTTTCGAAGCGGCCGTGGAATGGTTAAAAGAAACCCAAGATACAGGTTTGTTAAGCTTGCCGAATGCTATGCCGTTTTACCCTGCAAACCAAGTAGACGCGGAACAAACTATCGAGCAAAGCTTGCTTGGCAAAACCATCGCGGTGGCGAAAGATGCGGCGTTCAGTTTTATCTACGATGCCAATCTGATAGCGCTAAAAAGCTTAGGCGCTAATCTGGTATTTTTCTCGCCATTACATGATCAAGCCTTGCCGGATGCCGATGCCCTTTGGCTACCGGGCGGCTATCCAGAATTGCACGCCAAAGCCTTGTCTGAAAACACCGCAATGCGTCAAGCGATCAAAGATTTTTATGACACTGGCAAAGGCATTCTGGCCGAGTGTGGTGGCATGCTGTATAGCTTGGAGACGCTGACGGATCTCGACGAAAACGAATACCCTATGTTGGGTATTTTGGCCGGCCAAGGCGCGATGCGCGGCAAACGTGGCTGCCAAGGCATGCAAACCGCGGTGATACCGCAAGGGGACATTCGCGGCCATGCTCACCATAGATCACGCAGTGTCAACACACCGGAGCCAGTTGGCTATGGTCGTCGACAACGACATCCGGCACCGGGTGAAGCGATTTATCAGCAGCAAGGTTTAACCGCCAGTTACTTACATTTGTTTTTCCCTTCGAACCTTGATGCGACGGCTAAGCTTTTTTTAGCCGGTCAGCAGGGCTAG
- a CDS encoding ATP-binding protein — translation MTRFASSDFPFTAVAGQEPLKLALILCAINPHIGGVLISGPRGSAKSTLARGLSGVMPALDGEELAPFATLPLGTSEDRLLGALDLEQVLQDKQVAFKPGLLSKAHGGVLYVDEVNLLADHLVDQLLDVAASGVNRVERDGISHEHAARFLLIGTMNPDEGELRPQLKDRFGLMVELVNQYSLEERVQIVRLCDEYDQDPSAFCDAFKYKQRNLKNSIRLARQALAQVRCSDELRLEVATRCQLANIDGVRGDIVWIRAAMTHAAWRGAKVVAIDDIQAVEDLVLAHRRQAKTQPQASSPSPSRRPDESRSPSFNKSHQQQSDRPQDNQTNEQDGSGEWGTMSPQALASSAPIRVAIQDKPNERSPVHTRIDEVTPGKHKGNQQGGYRPDVVPWADGKPTNGIDWFRSIIRQPQEWPPKDLTHKPNKTGQSVLHLVLLDTSASTLSQGVFAQAKGVILDIAHRAYLAREQIAILGFGQDGVSSILPKVRAPKEISDLLEGLGAGGGTPFRAAIENASEYLAQQHKTTTGLHSQTYLLTDGRTQADVSDLVLLGNTLLIDTENAPVKRGRGHIIAQHLGAQYILLDSLLETF, via the coding sequence ATGACCCGTTTCGCCTCCAGTGACTTTCCTTTTACCGCCGTAGCAGGGCAAGAACCGCTGAAACTGGCGTTGATTTTGTGTGCCATTAATCCACATATCGGTGGCGTATTGATCAGCGGCCCGCGCGGCTCAGCAAAGTCTACCTTGGCGCGTGGTTTGTCTGGCGTGATGCCAGCACTCGATGGGGAAGAATTGGCCCCTTTTGCTACCTTGCCGCTTGGCACCAGTGAAGATCGCTTGCTTGGTGCACTGGACCTAGAGCAAGTGTTGCAAGACAAACAGGTCGCCTTTAAGCCTGGATTACTGAGCAAAGCCCATGGCGGTGTTTTGTATGTGGACGAAGTAAACTTACTGGCCGATCACTTAGTTGACCAACTACTAGATGTGGCAGCCAGTGGGGTGAATCGTGTCGAACGCGATGGCATTAGTCATGAACATGCTGCGCGGTTTTTATTGATTGGCACCATGAACCCAGACGAAGGAGAATTGCGTCCACAGCTAAAAGATCGCTTTGGTTTGATGGTGGAACTGGTGAATCAATACAGTCTTGAAGAACGCGTACAGATTGTTCGTCTGTGTGATGAATACGACCAAGATCCATCGGCTTTTTGTGATGCCTTTAAATACAAACAGCGCAACTTAAAAAACAGCATTCGTCTGGCAAGACAAGCCTTGGCACAAGTGCGTTGTTCTGATGAGCTGCGTTTAGAAGTGGCGACGCGTTGCCAATTAGCCAATATTGATGGTGTGCGTGGTGACATTGTGTGGATTCGAGCAGCGATGACCCACGCCGCTTGGCGTGGTGCAAAAGTCGTTGCTATCGATGATATCCAAGCAGTAGAAGACTTGGTGTTAGCCCATCGTCGCCAGGCTAAAACTCAGCCTCAAGCGTCAAGCCCATCGCCGTCGCGTCGTCCTGACGAGTCACGTTCGCCTTCATTCAACAAAAGTCATCAGCAACAAAGCGATCGACCTCAAGACAATCAGACAAATGAACAAGATGGTTCCGGTGAGTGGGGGACTATGTCGCCACAAGCCCTTGCCAGCAGTGCGCCGATCCGTGTCGCCATTCAGGATAAACCGAACGAACGAAGCCCAGTTCACACTCGTATTGATGAGGTGACGCCGGGAAAGCATAAAGGTAATCAGCAGGGCGGTTATCGCCCTGATGTGGTTCCATGGGCGGATGGCAAGCCAACAAATGGCATTGATTGGTTTCGTAGCATCATCCGTCAACCGCAGGAATGGCCGCCGAAAGACCTGACGCATAAACCCAATAAAACAGGCCAATCAGTGTTGCATTTGGTGCTGTTGGACACTTCTGCGTCTACTTTAAGCCAAGGCGTTTTTGCGCAAGCTAAGGGCGTTATTTTAGACATTGCTCATCGTGCGTATTTAGCTCGAGAACAGATTGCTATTTTAGGGTTTGGGCAAGACGGTGTGTCGTCGATTTTGCCAAAAGTCCGTGCGCCAAAGGAAATATCTGATTTATTAGAGGGTTTAGGCGCGGGTGGCGGTACGCCGTTTCGCGCCGCCATTGAAAACGCCAGTGAGTATTTAGCCCAGCAACATAAAACAACGACAGGCCTGCACAGCCAAACTTATTTATTGACCGATGGCCGTACTCAAGCGGATGTGTCCGATCTTGTTTTACTCGGTAACACGCTATTGATCGATACCGAAAACGCGCCTGTTAAACGCGGTCGAGGTCACATTATTGCCCAGCATTTGGGTGCCCAATATATTTTATTAGATTCCTTGTTAGAGACTTTTTAG